TCGGCGTCGAGCCGGCGCGGACGGCGTTCCTCGACGACATCGGCGCGAATCTCAAGACCGCGCGCGCCCTCGGGATGACGACGATCAAGGTCGTGGGTCCCGACGCGGCGCTCCGTGAGCTTGGCACGCTTCTCGGCTTCGACCTCCTCGCCTGACCGGCGTCAGGCGTCGAGGAGCCGCGTCACGAGCGACGCCAGCCGGTGCGTCTCCGAGGGCACGAGGTCCATGAACCAGAGGGCGACGCCGTCGCCGTCGACGCGGGTCACGAGGGCGACGGCCTCGAGCGGCCCGCCGGCGTCGGGCGGGGCGAAGCCGACGCGCACCGTGCGGCCCGCCCTGAGGCGCGCGGCGGTCCGGACCTTCATGCCCAGCGCGGAGAGCTGCGTGCACGTGCCCGCCGAGCCGGTGCCCCGGTCGGACACGAGGCGCACCGCCAGGCTCACCGGCGCGCGCGGCGCCTGCCGCCGCTCCTCGCGGTGCGCCGCGCGCCGGCGCGCGCGCGCGTAGGGCTCGATCAGCTCGAGCACGACGGTGAGCCGCTGGAGCGTGACGGGCTTCCGCAGGTAGTCGAGCGCGCCGAGCCGGAGGCACGCGCGCGCCTCGTCCTCGGACGCCATGCCCGAGACGACGACGATGGGGACGCCGGCGGCGC
Above is a genomic segment from Candidatus Methylomirabilota bacterium containing:
- a CDS encoding response regulator — protein: MRVLIVEDETSVREVFRDLVTALGHEAIPVESAERGLENLQHDQAEAVLLDVRLPGMSGLAFLEHPEVRAAGVPIVVVSGMASEDEARACLRLGALDYLRKPVTLQRLTVVLELIEPYARARRRAAHREERRQAPRAPVSLAVRLVSDRGTGSAGTCTQLSALGMKVRTAARLRAGRTVRVGFAPPDAGGPLEAVALVTRVDGDGVALWFMDLVPSETHRLASLVTRLLDA